In Labrus mixtus chromosome 9, fLabMix1.1, whole genome shotgun sequence, the DNA window ATGTCCACTTTTGATAAAAGAGTTTCTGTTGTGGATCGACTCTTCTCATGAGGCAGCATAACATGCAAATCAGTAGTCAAGTGGAGTCAAACGATTAGAGAGTCTATCCCTGATTAAATTCAGCACTGCAGTAAAAAAACTCCCCCTACTCGTCTGACACAGACAGGCGGCTGAAGATGGGCAGGCGGCGGCCCTCGAAGCTCGGCGACTCTGTGCCGCTGGAGGACGAGctgagggagcaggaggaggtgtaGCCCTCCTCAGAGAGGGAGTCGGCTGAGGAGCAGCGCTGCAGACCAGGAGGTGCGTTCAGGACcggcctctgctgctgctgctgctgcgggaGCTGGAAGGGGAGGTTCTGGGTTTTGGAGGTGAACGTGGGACACCGGTTGCTGAGGGAATCCGGCACGGCGTAGAAGCGCAGCGTCGAGTCGCCGTTGTCCCCCGCCAGGTCTGAGATGCCAGAGAAGGGATACTGGCAGTGCTTCAGCGCCGCCGACTCGAGGAAGAGCGGGGAGAGAAGCTCGGGGCTCCCCGTGGAGGACGGGGGAGGAGACACCGAGGCGGCTCGGCTGAAGAGCAGGGATGAACGCTGCTCCTCCTCGACCGGTTGGAAAGTCTGCGGAGACGAGGAGAAGCCGGCGAAGCTGAAGCTGTGACGCAGGAGAGGAGGCCTCAGCTTCTGCTTCTGATGAGTCGCAGGAGCGCCGTTCTCGTTCTCGTGGATGAAGTGGCAGCGGGCGCCGTACGGGCAGAAGCCGATGGTGTGGAAAGTGCGGCAGGGCTCCGTCTTGTACTTGGGGTGCCGGCTCAGGCCTCTCATCTCGTCCATGCCGTGGGCGAACTGGCACTTGGCGCCGTACTTGCAGGTGCCGCTTTCCTCGAAGGTGCGGCACAGTTCGGTCTTGTAGCGGGTGGAGATGTGAGGCGCCGGGGCGGCCGAGGGTCtgagggaagagggggaggtggcagaggagagagaggtgttGCTGAGGCAGAGCCCCGGTGGAGGGAGCAGCAGCGGCGGGGACCCGTTAGCCATTTTGTCCTCTCTCGCCGCGACGCCGCCCTCGATCATGCTGACCGAGCGGTCCACCCTGAAGGGGATGTGGCTGAGCGTGGAGCGGGGGAGCTGGCTCTCTCGTCCCCACTGCGAGGCGGGGGACATGTTGAGCCCCCACAAGGCCGAGTCGGTCACCtcggagctgctgctgctgccgccgctgctgctgctgttgaactTGGAGTTAGGGAGGGTCACAGGGCAGAGCGAGTGACGTCGCTGGAAGCCGAGCACTCTgaggctgtgctgctgctgctgctgctgccgctgctgctccGAGACGGCAGGAGAGCCATCTGTCGCCTCCAGGCCGCGGAAATTCTGTCACACaaaaggagagaggatagaTGTGAGCTTTTCTGCATTCCTGGAGCGCTGGAGCGAGAGGCTGGAGCGAGGCCGAGAGACATTTCAG includes these proteins:
- the sb:cb81 gene encoding mRNA decay activator protein ZFP36L1-like, with protein sequence MPSDFLSPFLELDEEFCKNFRGLEATDGSPAVSEQQRQQQQQQHSLRVLGFQRRHSLCPVTLPNSKFNSSSSGGSSSSSEVTDSALWGLNMSPASQWGRESQLPRSTLSHIPFRVDRSVSMIEGGVAAREDKMANGSPPLLLPPPGLCLSNTSLSSATSPSSLRPSAAPAPHISTRYKTELCRTFEESGTCKYGAKCQFAHGMDEMRGLSRHPKYKTEPCRTFHTIGFCPYGARCHFIHENENGAPATHQKQKLRPPLLRHSFSFAGFSSSPQTFQPVEEEQRSSLLFSRAASVSPPPSSTGSPELLSPLFLESAALKHCQYPFSGISDLAGDNGDSTLRFYAVPDSLSNRCPTFTSKTQNLPFQLPQQQQQQRPVLNAPPGLQRCSSADSLSEEGYTSSCSLSSSSSGTESPSFEGRRLPIFSRLSVSDE